The genomic window ATTAGCAATTCCCTCACCCGTTCATTGGAGTTGTTACAACAATTGCAGGGCTGGGTTTCAGAAATTCCataaaattttcttatctGGTTTGTTGGACAATCCAACGTCATGGaatctttttcaaatgatcCTTCGCAAAAAATGGAACTGATTATGCcgttttcttttgttatCATAGAGGAGAAGGTAATGTAATCTGAAATAGTTGGCATATAATCCATTAATAAGACTAGGGCAACATTTTCAACATTCGGAAAATCAAGCAACACTTTTGTTCCAATcaaaattttggaattcGGTTGCTCTCTGAAAGTATCCATTAACCTAAACCTCTCTCTTatgtcaattttttcagtAATTTTAATCGATATATCTCCTAACATGGCATGCAAAGCATCAGCTGCATCAGCTTGCTTTGAAATAATCacaattttcttatttgtcctagaattaaataattgcAAGTATCGTTTAGAATAAGAGCAACATTTCTGTAACGTACCATAACCAGATTCCTCTTTCCACAATTCTTTATAAACATCTTTCAATGGCAGTTCTTTCAACAAATTGTGGTAATATATACACTCAGATATGTCAATGCGCTTTACCGAgattaattgtttcaatatccctaaatttttcatcaatattttaGTCTGATGACGCGCATCAACCTTTGTGAATAGcaatattttgaagaacCACTTTATGGAACCaatattcaaatctttGATGAGATCCTCATTTACTTTTTCAAAACCATTAATTACCAAATAACAGAGAGACAGTTTAACCATTGTTTCATCCCATTTGTGAATTAAATCACAAAAATTTCGatccaataaattttcGAAAGTACCAACATATatggaatatttaaagTCATGCTCTTCTGGaccaaattcaatattttcaatagaatCAAAACCACCAACTTTTAACGACGATTTTATTTCGGAGAGTTTCTGCAATGCCAAAATTTTTGCACTCAGGGTTGGTTCAAATATGAAGGAGATTTGGTTCTTGTTTGCTGCAACTTCAGAAAGGGCATAAATTGGCAACTTATACCAATTAAAAGCATCATCTTTTGgagaaatttgaattggATGTAAATTTGCCTGTCCCATGTATATatccaataataacatattCTCCTGTTCTGATAAGCATCGAGAGTCATAGAAAAATGAACTTCTCACATATGCAATATCATAAAGAGATTGAGTGAGGGTTGGTAGTTTTGGCTCTTTGGTTCTATGCAATGGTgtgaatttctttttctcatGATACGTTCTTAAACCTAACCATTCTTGCCATAATTTACTCAATACTTCAGATCTTTTGCTAATTGGAGTATGTCTGGCTTTATATGGGTTGACAGCATAATCAGTATATCCTGTATTTGCATCATGGCCTGCATATTCTTCCTTAGATAATTCAAACCGTTCATTATAGCCACTAGCTACATACTCCCTGAGTAAACCTATCATACCATGACGCATATCCCTAAATGTCAATCTTTTGCCCTCCCATGATGAAGGATATTGAGAtataaatttcttgaatctCTCGTAATGAACTATTTTATTCgtattaatatcaataaacAAAGTGGAATGTAAAATCTGACGAGAGTAATCCAGATCAGTAAGATTCTTCCCttcattgaagatattaataggtggaacaataatatcatctttattttcatcagcGTCTTCTTCAGCGtcttcttcctcatcaAAAAGTTGATtgctttcttcttcgtcttcgTCTTCATCGACATTCCCCATTGAATTTTTGCTCTCTACGTTGTTACGTTCATCATCGGCGACTGAATTCGGTTTCCTTCCACTAGCAAATAAATCTCTGTTAATCTCAGCATAGAAATCTCCGAGTATATTATTGAGGAGAGACCTACAAActaaaatataatgaacCAAATAGAATGTGGTGTGTTGATCCACGACCTTGCACAGACGTTTAGAAATCCTGAATTTGGAATATGTTGTGTCCAACTCAATACACTTACCAGTTGcatcaaagaaaatatttctttcattgCCTGCatattttataatttgTAAATCTGGAAACCTGTACGGACCACCAGTTGAGAAGTATATTAACCACATCAAGCAAACACCCATATCATCGATTGCGgatttaatttcttgtttagcttcttcttctactaTTTGAGCAGTTGAAAGGTAGGGaagaaatttggaaatcaaCTCCATGGGAAACAAATTGACTAAAGAACCTTTATGATTAGCTCTATCGTCCTCCAAACATAACCCCTGTGTACCCAACAACTTTCTTCCCATTACTGAAGGTGCTTGTACATTTAAGTAAGATTTTTTAATGACTTctaaatttgaatcataCCTATTAATTATGTCTTGATAAAATATCTGAATATACTGTCTTGAGAATCTTAAACCACCAATAAGGTAACCATCAGGAGCACAAGGTTTTGAAATAACTTTTGTAGTGCGATATTCAgtcaataatattgaataaattttcttaatCCAATCCCACACAGTGGTACAGTCAGtgataaaatatttgtcTGTGTTACTATATTTATCTGTGGGGTGAATATGTCTATGAAGACAAAGGTAAATTGAGATACCTTTAAAAGTGTCAATTGTGGATTTAAAGTGACTCAATGTTTTCACTTCATACTTAGTTTCAAGGGAACGGTTCCAATCAAAGGCCATCACTCTAAATAAGATATTGATACAAGCTAGTGCTTTATCCTTTGACTCGTAGagataacaaaaaaaatcgctatatttttcagttctttcttcaattgtAGAGTCGATGTTGAATAAAGGTATTGGAAGATTGTTACAAATTCGTGGAGTCCCAAAACTAAATCTTCTGAAATTGTCGATAAGGTAGAGAATGAAGGCAAATGATTTTGCATACCGGGAAAAGGTTGTTGATCTATATTGTTTTGGGAATGGTTCTTTGGTGTCTCGTGAAGTAAATGACCTTATAAATGGTCTTTCTTTGTATTCCTCCCTAACATCTTTGTATGTACGTGTAGCCATCTCTACtgataaattttgataGATTGATTTAACCGGTTGATATTCCAACAATATTTCTATGTCGGATGTTTTTAATTTAATGTTTTCTAAACAAAGTGTctttacaaaaaaagagCTATTGTGTGAATGAATAATCCTATTAAAAGCAGGAGGGATAACATTTGTTTGTAGTGAATTATTTTGGTAgtataaatatttagcAGGACCAGCTTTCGGAAAGAAAGGAATAACAGTGAAAGGAGAGCTAATATCTCTGAATCTTCTAGGTGTTCTAGCATTAACTTTAAAAAGTCCCTCTCCTTTACGGTAGAATTCATAAGTAAATGTTTGCACATgatcaaaaattaattttgattGACAAGGAATGATGGAAGTATTTGGATATTCACTACTTAATTTTTTGAGATTGATTGTGTTCATTAAGTTTACTTTATGCCTACGATATTGGTCCAAGTAGCGATCTGAATTTGTGAAATGTTTTATATACTTTACaccatttctttcttgcACCAGAAAATGATCAATGACCCAATGGTTTTCATCAATTCGAATTACATCCATTTTTTAATGTCTCCTTTTTTAATCTTTATCTAAGATATTATTCCTTAACATCCACTGTTGGACTATATTTGTTCCTAAAAGAGGGAGAGCTGCAAAGAAAGTATGTATGTGGAGGGTGaccaaaaaatataaatcttatttatttatttatttatttatttatttatttgttgtttattatgtatgtatgtacgtaGGTACGTAGAATTTAGGTAGTCTTGCCTTTTTTTGGTTAGGTCGTCGGCGGGTAAAGGAACGTAAAGACAATAGGACGGCCAATACAGAACGCGAAAACTAAAACAATTTACGTGTCATTTGTCTATCCTGAGAAAATAGGCGCAGCGTCCGACgatcttcaaattttctaGCCGAGGGATGACAATGGTGAAAAACACGATCTCCACAGAATTCCAAGATTTCCATACGGGCCCCGCACCGCTTCGCGGCGCGGCTCCCGGTGTAGTCGACCGTCAAATTTTGCAGTTGACCGGCTGGAAATGCAGTCGACCGTCACTTTTCTCAGAAAGACGCGCAGTGTAGTAGACCGTCACCGCCCATGTACTGGACATTCACGCGCTAACAAAATCAATGCACTACACcttcaagaaatttgaacataaataatttaccCAAGAAATCCCGGTGTCTATGGTGTTTATCGCTACATAAATGTACGTAGATTTACCATCTTGCTTCTTTCCtctttgttttgtttttttggaCTTGTGCTGCGGAAACTCGCGGTGAAAACagaaaattaaaacaaatgGGCTCTGTAGGTCCTCAAATATTATCGCTTTTAACGTATATTTTGGTAAgttttgtttacttttggAGATATCTAGCATAAGGTATGTACCGATAATTGGTCTACACTTTGCTCCTGACTGGCGATATGAATAGCTAAGCACAACCTAACAGGAACTAAAACAGCAATATTCTACATCAATCGCCAATACTTTAATTTaacaatatattcaatatcatcactAACTTTGAAAATCTAAAACTAAATGTTTCAGTGTCTGTCATTCGCCCTGGTTGCAGttatatttaaagatgaCGGATAAGATCCTGTAGGGTCATCAACAGCGAGCAACTAACATCGTTGCTCACTGGATAGACTACATATGAggtgaaaataatatttatttcttatcCAAAAACTGACACCTTAactttgtttattataatacgtaaatataataactGGCtgtcaaaatattataaattatcatttattatttctgtAAATgcaaatataaatttaaatgaattaataataaatattgaataattttacaattCACGAAACGAAACAttgattaaagaaataCTTCTTTACTTTTGATTGTCTATAAGCCATCcttgaataaaatatcCCGAACATTTAACATGTCTTCATATATGGAACTTGCTCCTGATACTTACATACATACTATAGTAAAACCAACAAGTAGCTAAATATGGTATTCAAGAAAGAGTCACGTAGGGCTTTTTTTCATggaattttaataatttaccaaatgTTTTCTGTGCCAATTGTCACGACACCCTTGTTTCTAATACTATTCAACTTAATGAAGCCTTATAAACGTCTACAGAAAGTCAACACGGAATAAATACTCTTGGACCTTCAATTCCAAAGTTCAAATTGTACATTTTATGTCAAAGTTTGGCGAACATGTTACAATACATGCACAAGATATAACGCACAAAGAGTTCACAGATATGGCTCTGAACGCTGGCCCCCGCATCCGACTGTAGCGACTGGAACAATGTATAATAAATGGATTTTTCAGAGATGATCCTCTTTTGATGAAGGTAGAGTATCTTAGAGCTATGCTTATGCAAAAGACGATTTGCCTTTACAGTCGGTGACTAATACTAATCATGACAATGACTATCAGTTAGAACAAGGAAATTATGAATTTATGTACGTTAATATAGGTCAGTTGCTTCACACAGTGGTTCgtttttcttcaagatACTTTGCTTAAATACTTTGCAATTAAAGATACCTGACACCAAAATCCTCTTAGAATATGCGTCCGTgaatcaatatatttaaaattatCAGTGGAAATTGATACAGATGTTTACAATAATGTTAAGGAAAGGAGCCATTTGTAAAATCTTTGCAAGCGAGGACTAATTAGGAAACATTCCCGAAAGAATAGAGGTTATACACCTGGAGAGATttaacaaaaacaaaactgGAAGTGAAAACATTGTCCAAGTTTCAAAGCAAATCAGATTCAGTTAAAGTAATTTTCATATATCTTTGCCTTCAAAAGCCAAATTTATTCTAAAGATGACTATAGCCGGGAGGACAGACATTTTATCACAGCTTGTAGCATTATTTGGAATTGGATCAAAGAAACTTGACCAAGTTACTCAACGAATATCGCACTACTAAAACCATTTTTGGAGGCTATTATCATGTTTGTGTGTTACATATCAACTTCATCTTGTTTAGAAATCGGAACTAAAAAAGTTGAATGcctatatttttttcaaagtcaACAATCATATTTTCTACCGTCGTGATCGATATTTTAAATCACACACTGGGTCAGCACAATGGAGAAATATTCCTAAATTCAGCTCAATTCCGTCGCAAGAGGTATTATCAAAACTTATAATCATAGCTTTTTAGAGATGAGCTAATAGACTACGTAGGTTTATATACCAAAATGATGAGATATTTTTGCTTTAATATTTTACGGGAGATGGATTTACTAATTCTTAAATAAAACTATCTACATTTCTTCACCAAAAGCCTTGGCCTTTTCCTTAGTAATAGCATATGAATCTGCGgttttaataatatctaaCCATTTCTTAGTATTTGGATAGATTTCAGATGTAACAAAGCCACGAAGGAACGCCATTTCAACAGGGAAAGATACTAGGATATCGGCAGCACTCAGTTTCCCATCAACTAAATAacctttatttttcacAATTTCAGATTCCAGAAAGtcaaattgattttttacTTCATCCCTTGAATATGCCTCACTGAGTTTATTCACAATGCTTTGCACAAAATAAGGATTTaaaacataaaaatatatgataataGAGGAGAAAAAATTTACTGTGacatttaaatatatattttatctaGGTTAGGCTTAATAAATATTGTATGTCAAAGTTtgttatttaaatattgcAATACCCTCAACAATGTGGGATCACCCACATAAAAGGGTAAAAAGATGTCAGAAGCTAGTCGCAAAGGTACTGGCAATAAAAGGAGGCAAAAACTTTTAGTTTAACTGTTACAATTGTACCAGCCCGTTAATCCACCACAACCTTCATCATAACAGCCCTTAAATTGACCACCACAACTAGCATACTGACCCTTTTCGTTAGCACCAATTAATAAAGTACTGATCCATGTTCCACCGTGTGTCATTGTAATACAATAAATGTTACAGTCCCATTCACCCTCACATTTACGCAGCACAGTGTCGATAACACCGGCAATTGTTGTCTGTTGTACCACAATCACCACCACTAACCCAATATCTAGAGTACGTACTTCTCTGGTGGGCATGGATTTCAGAATACTGTTTGGAATTTGCTAATTGCTTAATCTTGAAAGCAATGTCCCAAATGTTTTCCAAACTTTCCCAAATGATATCAGCACTGTTCACCGCACCTACAACCCATATTGCACAAGCATGAATATTCATTCTCTTTTCTAAGCCAAGTGAATTGTCGAAGAATAAGTTAGATGTATCCCTCTAAGTAATGTTGAACCAATCAGTATTGTCATCAcgtttttcaatttgacTGCTTCGGATTAGCTCAAAAGCAGATAAATCAATACCGATGAGTTTTTGCAATAATAGTACCATCTTCATTCGCTAAGAGTGGGAATGAACCATTACCACCCACTACTAGTTGGCCCATAGGGAGTTAAGGAAAGTCTGGGCCAGGAAGACAACAGCAAAACCTGTGATAGGCAAAGCAATTGGAATTGGGAGAAATTTAAAAGCATAATAAAGTGGAGAAAGGAACacgatgataataaaacttataataatagtagaAAGCATACTAAACATGCAAAAACGAAAAGTCTtctcaaagaaaaattatactTATCTTGGTTAACAATTAGCAAATGAAGTAATAAGAAATTGGTAAGAAAAACATTGATTTTTATTCAGCATTTTGAGCGAATACCTCTCTTTTTATATGTCCCGGATTTTATAACACAATGTTTATGCAATTTACTGTCAgatcaaatatatttttctccAAGCAAAAGTGGAGAAGAAACCAGAAAACATAGTAGAAGCACATATAAATGAGTACTGTGGCACAATACAGTAGATATGTTAATTAAAATTGAGAGACTGAGAGAGCAACAGAGGAGAGATATTCACATATTCATGTTCGATATCATAATCCATGCAACCGGAAAGACTTTGGGAGCGCATCCAATAGCCTCGAGAAGAAGCTACAG from Naumovozyma dairenensis CBS 421 chromosome 3, complete genome includes these protein-coding regions:
- the NDAI0C00100 gene encoding uncharacterized protein; translated protein: MDVIRIDENHWVIDHFLVQERNGVKYIKHFTNSDRYLDQYRRHKVNLMNTINLKKLSSEYPNTSIIPCQSKLIFDHVQTFTYEFYRKGEGLFKVNARTPRRFRDISSPFTVIPFFPKAGPAKYLYYQNNSLQTNVIPPAFNRIIHSHNSSFFVKTLCLENIKLKTSDIEILLEYQPVKSIYQNLSVEMATRTYKDVREEYKERPFIRSFTSRDTKEPFPKQYRSTTFSRYAKSFAFILYLIDNFRRFSFGTPRICNNLPIPLFNIDSTIEERTEKYSDFFCYLYESKDKALACINILFRVMAFDWNRSLETKYEVKTLSHFKSTIDTFKGISIYLCLHRHIHPTDKYSNTDKYFITDCTTVWDWIKKIYSILLTEYRTTKVISKPCAPDGYLIGGLRFSRQYIQIFYQDIINRYDSNLEVIKKSYLNVQAPSVMGRKLLGTQGLCLEDDRANHKGSLVNLFPMELISKFLPYLSTAQIVEEEAKQEIKSAIDDMGVCLMWLIYFSTGGPYRFPDLQIIKYAGNERNIFFDATGKCIELDTTYSKFRISKRLCKVVDQHTTFYLVHYILVCRSLLNNILGDFYAEINRDLFASGRKPNSVADDERNNVESKNSMGNVDEDEDEEESNQLFDEEEDAEEDADENKDDIIVPPINIFNEGKNLTDLDYSRQILHSTLFIDINTNKIVHYERFKKFISQYPSSWEGKRLTFRDMRHGMIGLLREYVASGYNERFELSKEEYAGHDANTGYTDYAVNPYKARHTPISKRSEVLSKLWQEWLGLRTYHEKKKFTPLHRTKEPKLPTLTQSLYDIAYVRSSFFYDSRCLSEQENMLLLDIYMGQANLHPIQISPKDDAFNWYKLPIYALSEVAANKNQISFIFEPTLSAKILALQKLSEIKSSLKVGGFDSIENIEFGPEEHDFKYSIYVGTFENLLDRNFCDLIHKWDETMVKLSLCYLVINGFEKVNEDLIKDLNIGSIKWFFKILLFTKVDARHQTKILMKNLGILKQLISVKRIDISECIYYHNLLKELPLKDVYKELWKEESGYGTLQKCCSYSKRYLQLFNSRTNKKIVIISKQADAADALHAMLGDISIKITEKIDIRERFRLMDTFREQPNSKILIGTKVLLDFPNVENVALVLLMDYMPTISDYITFSSMITKENGIISSIFCEGSFEKDSMTLDCPTNQIRKFYGISETQPCNCCNNSNERVRELLIEVHSND